The sequence GGCTCGGCGGCTGCGGTCGCAGCCCATCTTTGCGCCGGCGCCACGGCAACCGACACCGGCGGCTCGATCCGCCAGCCGGCGGCTTTCACCGGCACCGTCGGTATCAAGCCCACCTACGGGCGCTGCTCGCGCTGGGGTATCGTCGCCTTCGCGTCGTCGCTGGACCAGGCCGGGCCGATTGCGCGCGACGTGCGCGACACGGCGATCCTTCTGAAGTCGATGGCAAGCGTCGACCCCAAGGACACGACCTCCGTCGACCTTCCGGTCCCGGATTACGAGGCGTCCATCGGCCAGTCGATCAAGGGCATGAAGATCGGTATTCCGAAGGAATATCGTGTAGAAGGCATGCCGGAGGAAATTGAGGCGCTCTGGCAGCAAGGTGTTGCCTGGCTGAAGGATGCCGGCGCCGAGATTGTCGACATCTCGCTGCCGCACACGAAGTATGCGCTGCCTGCCTATTACATCGTCGCGCCTGCCGAGGCGTCTTCCAACCTCGCGCGCTACGACGGCGTGCGCTATGGCCTGCGCATCGACGGCAAGGACATTATCGACATGTATGAGAAGACGCGCGCCGCCGGCTTCGGCCAGGAGGTCAAGCGCCGCATCATGATCGGTACCTACGTCCTCTCGGCCGGCTATTACGATGCCTATTACCTGCGTGCGCAAAAAGTCCGCACGCTGATCAAGCGGGACTTCGAGCTTGCCTTTCACGCTGGTGTCGATGCGATCCTCACACCGGCGACCCCTTCCTCGGCTTTCGGCATCGCCGACGAGGATCTCGCAGCCGATCCGGTCAAGATGTACCTGAACGACATCTTCACGGTGACGGTTAACATGGCGGGGCTTCCGGGCATTGCCGTGCCGGGCGGGCTCGACCACAAGGGCCTGCCGCTCGGGCTGCAGCTCATAGGCAAACCGTTCCAAGAAGAAACGCTGTTCAAGACGGCGCATGTCATCGAACAGGCAGCCGGCCGCTTTACGCCGGCCAAGTGGTGGTGACGCGTAAAGAGGCTGCGAGCCAGAAGTGACCTGAGCCGAGATCGGCCGACTCTTTGTCCGGATACCGGAGATGGGCGACACCCCCGGTATCCAACCT is a genomic window of Sinorhizobium numidicum containing:
- the gatA gene encoding Asp-tRNA(Asn)/Glu-tRNA(Gln) amidotransferase subunit GatA, which codes for MTELTSLTIAEARAKLSAKEITAVELADAYLAAIESANETINAYIAVTPEKAREMAKASDVRIAAGKAGALEGIPLGIKDLFGTEDIHTQACSHVLDGFKPRYESTVTQNLWNDGAVMLGKLNMDEFAMGSSNETSYYGPVKNPWRAKGSNLDLVPGGSSGGSAAAVAAHLCAGATATDTGGSIRQPAAFTGTVGIKPTYGRCSRWGIVAFASSLDQAGPIARDVRDTAILLKSMASVDPKDTTSVDLPVPDYEASIGQSIKGMKIGIPKEYRVEGMPEEIEALWQQGVAWLKDAGAEIVDISLPHTKYALPAYYIVAPAEASSNLARYDGVRYGLRIDGKDIIDMYEKTRAAGFGQEVKRRIMIGTYVLSAGYYDAYYLRAQKVRTLIKRDFELAFHAGVDAILTPATPSSAFGIADEDLAADPVKMYLNDIFTVTVNMAGLPGIAVPGGLDHKGLPLGLQLIGKPFQEETLFKTAHVIEQAAGRFTPAKWW